A stretch of the Mustela nigripes isolate SB6536 chromosome X, MUSNIG.SB6536, whole genome shotgun sequence genome encodes the following:
- the PRPS1 gene encoding ribose-phosphate pyrophosphokinase 1, with translation MPNIKIFSGSSHQDLSQKIADRLGLELGKVVTKKFSNQETCVEIGESVRGEDVYIVQSGCGEINDNLMELLIMINACKIASASRVTAVIPCFPYARQDKKDKSRAPISAKLVANMLSVAGADHIITMDLHASQIQGFFDIPVDNLYAEPAVLKWIRENISEWRNCTIVSPDAGGAKRVTSIADRLNVDFALIHKERKKANEVDRMVLVGDVKDRVAILVDDMADTCGTICHAADKLLSAGATRVYAILTHGIFSGPAISRINNACFEAVVVTNTIPQEDKMKHCSKIQVIDISMILAEAIRRTHNGESVSYLFSHVPL, from the exons ATGCCGAATATTAAAATCTTCAGCGGCAGCTCCCACCAGGACTTATCCCAGAAAATTGCTGACCGCCTGGGCCTGGAACTAGGCAAGGTGGTGACTAAGAAATTCAGTAATCAAGAGACCTG TGTGGAGATTGGAGAAAGCGTACGTGGAGAGGATGTCTACATTGTTCAGAGTGGTTGTGGCGAAATCAATGACAATCTAATGGAGCTTTTGATCATGATTAATGCCTGCAAGATTGCCTCAGCCAGCCGGGTTACTGCAGTCATCCCATGCTTCCCTTATGCCCGACAGGATAAAAAGGATAAG AGCCGGGCTCCAATCTCAGCCAAGCTGGTGGCAAATATGCTGTCTGTAGCAGGCGCGGATCATATTATCACCATGGACCTGCATGCTTCTCAGATTCAG GGCTTTTTTGATATCCCCGTGGACAATTTGTATGCCGAGCCAGCTGTCCTGAAATGGATAAGGGAGAACATCTCTGAGTGGAGGAACTGTACTATTGTCTCACCTGATGCTGGTGGAGCAAAGAG AGTGACCTCCATTGCAGACCGGTTGAATGTGGACTTCGCTCTGATTCACAAAGAACGGAAGAAGGCTAACGAAGTAGACCGCATGGTGCTGGTGGGAGACGTGAAGGACCGGGTGGCCATCCTAGTGGATGACATGGCTGACACCTGTGGCACAATCTGCCATGCTGCTGACAA ACTTCTCTCAGCTGGAGCCACCAGAGTTTATGCAATTTTGACTCACGGAATCTTTTCTGGCCCAGCCATTTCTCGCATTAACAACGCATGCTTTGAAGCAGTAGTTGTCACTAACACCATACCTCAGGAGGATAAGATGAAGCATTGCTCCAAAATACAG GTGATCGACATCTCCATGATCCTGGCAGAAGCCATCAGGAGAACTCACAACGGGGAATCCGTTTCCTACCTGTTCAGCCACGTCCCTTTATAA